Within the Emticicia oligotrophica DSM 17448 genome, the region GGAAATAATCCAGCAGGAAGTGTAAAAGACCGCCCTGCATTGAATATGATTAGAAGTGCCGTGGAGCGTGGTGATATCAAACCTGGCATGAAACTCGTAGAAGCTACCAGCGGAAATACTGGTATTGCTTTAGCCATGATTGCTCGTTTATTTGATTTGGAAATTGAACTTGTGATGCCTGCAAACTCTACTCGTGAGCGAACATTGACGATGGAAGCTTTTGGGGCAAAAGTTGTATTGCTTGAAAATATTGAAAAATGCCGCGATTATGCCGAAGAAAAAGGAGCATCGGGTGAATACTATTTATTGAATCAATTTGCCAATCCTGATAATTATTTAGCTCATTATAAAACAACTGGCCCAGAAATTTGGAATGATACCGACCAAAAAGTGACACATTTTGTGAGTTCGATGGGTACAACTGGTACAATTATGGGCACTTCTATGTTCTTGAAGGAAGTAAATCCTGCTATCCAAATTGTGGGTTGTCAACCAACTGAAGGTTCTTCTATTCCAGGTATCCGT harbors:
- the cysM gene encoding cysteine synthase CysM, whose product is MATIIDLVGNTPLVELQKLNPNPKVKIYGKLEGNNPAGSVKDRPALNMIRSAVERGDIKPGMKLVEATSGNTGIALAMIARLFDLEIELVMPANSTRERTLTMEAFGAKVVLLENIEKCRDYAEEKGASGEYYLLNQFANPDNYLAHYKTTGPEIWNDTDQKVTHFVSSMGTTGTIMGTSMFLKEVNPAIQIVGCQPTEGSSIPGIRRWPTEYLPKIFDPSRVDRVMDISEAEATAMAQKLAKTEGIFAGMSSGGAAAAAIKLAQELESGVIVFICCDRGDRYLSSNLFG